AAGTATCATGAAGAATATGAAACTGAAGCCTCATATGCTGTGCCTACCAATTACAGATGCGGTCAGAAAGGATACCTTAAGATAGGATGTAGAGCCAAGCTACCCAGTGCTACTCCAACAGGCCAGCGTCGCGGGGCAGACACTTGCTAGCCACACTACCAGCCCCAGGAAATATGTAGGTTTGTTCTCTGATACACCCGACTCCAGGATCATTGGTACAAGACGACATGGCTATTACACCAGCTGTCATTTCCTACAGTCACCGGCACAGGGATGATATTACCATCCATATCAACAACATCTCTACGCGAACAGCCACAATTCAGGGCCCTGTTGTGCGAGTAGCAGCTAGTTGGAATTGAGGAAAGCTCTGGTAGTGATGAAAAAGAAGAGTCGGGGGATGCCCTTGAGCAAATAGAGATACACGCTGATCGTCCGAAGGGGAAGTAACCAGTGGATAATCGTTGAATCAACCAACAGTAAAGGACGTGTATGCCCTTCGAAGAATCGACGGGACACATGATTTAGTCGCAGGCAATAAGCTCTTTGAGGTGACGAACAGGGTCAGGCATTCAACAAGTTTCAGAAACTTTTAACTCAACCGCCTATCCTCGGACACCCGGACTTCAAGAAACCATTCTTCCTACATACAGGAAACGCTTCAGGGTTTGGGCTTGGTGCAGTACTTTACCAAGAGCAGAGCGACATGAAGAGGGCGGTCGCGTATGGTATTCGAGGGTTATCAAGGTTAGAACAGCGCTACCCAATCCTAAGTTAGAGTTCCTGGCGTTGAAATGGGCTGTAACAGATAAATTCAGCGACTATCTCTAGGGTCACCAGTTCACCACGGTTACACACAGCAACTCTTTGACATATGTGCTAACATCTGCCAAGCTGGACGCGACGTCACAACGATACAAATCCAGCATATGACTTTAAGATCAGCCACCATCTTGGCGTTAACAACAGCGACGAAGACTGTCTAGACATTCTACCTTTGAAGCAGAGAATGGGAAAAACCAGATCATTGAGTGAGAAGTCATACAAGTGGACAGCGTGACAACGGTCACCAACACAAGGATATCAGGCCTAATGTCGACGACTTGAGGAATAAACTAAAACGAGCCTACGAAATAGCCTCTGCTGACGTCTACAAGACCCGTTCTTGACAGGAAGGACAATAAGATCAGAAGGTTCGTGGAGCTACAGTTAACATCGGTGATCGTGTATTAGTAAAGATAGTAGCATTCAACGGACTACACAAGATATCCAACAACTGGGAAGCCAGCGACGGCGGTGACGACGACGACGGCGACGGTGGTGGTGTCGccggtggtggtggtgttggtggtgatgatggtgatgatgatgatgccaGTATTGATTCAAGCAATGAGACCGATAGTACTCTTGGAGAAGACGCCACTGACGAACCTCAAGCTGTGCTGCCACGCGCACAACGACAAAAAGAACCGCATAAGTAGATGAAATCTGGTGATTTCGTCTTCTCACGGCAGCCAACCTAACCAGACTGGATTACCAGAGCCCGCTAACCTGAGATTCTACCATTTGGCCCTCTTAAAGGGTACAGATGTGGAAGTGTCCAGTATTTCAATTCATATTGTAtctaaaaactgaaatatttatgtTGCTGTCAGGCTGATACTAGAATCTCAAGTTAGATTTAAATTAATGTCATTTTCCTTGTTCCATTGTATCAGTATTTTGTTTCAATAGGTTTtaaatatctattttctcaAAATACTTTCAGGTAATACTATTTGAATATGCTTAAATATTTCTCTcgataaatgtacattataacatgtataacataatgGTACCGTTGCTTTAATATCTAGTGTCTTGATTTGTAAATTGCAACTTAACAAAATAATAGCTTActcgagtgaaataaatttcatatccaaCAACCGCTGGTTGTGTTACCTCCGTGTCTGAATTAATTAGTACTAGCTGCCTGATACAACATGCTGCCtagatgtatatatttgacCTTAGACCCTAGCTCGAATACACTATAAGTGTCGTCATTATTTTCGTGCTCCAtttaatttatgattttataaggtaaacaaaataaaggGTAAACTCCTTAACCCATTGCCACACCGACTCTATGCAGAACGTTGATGTGGTCTAGTGGTATAAACTGCTGCTAAAACTGAGAGTACAATACCTTATTAAAATCCATGATTCGTTGTAAGTAAGTGGTCGAGTTGAAGGTCGTGTTCTTGATTTCAGAGAAGATGGCCATTTTTTTCACAGTGTGATCATAGTAAATGAGGCTACTGACGTCTCGTTTGGAGGCCACAGTCGTGACAGAGTTATACGCCCCTGTTTTTTGGAGAAGATGTGCCGTCCACTTGTCAGGGGAGCAACATGGTTTTTGACCATCGGTCACCACAGACGTAGAAATGAAGACGAACACAGCGGCAATAAAAGTAGCCGACGCCATGATTTTAGAATCCTGTATCCCTGTATTATATCTGACTGTTTTGATAACGTATCGGGTCGTTATCTTATATACTCACAAGCCGGGAGATACTGATATATGGGTCACATATACGTACTGATATTAGATAAATGACACGCTATTTTAGAACCCTGATACCCTGTTAGTAATTGACAATTTGAAAACTCGCATACTGAACGTTCACTTGTGAATTATGTTCGAGTAAAAATTGTACGAAAACTATAGGAGTTGCCTCCCTTAGTACACTGATGTTTGCTGATCTCGTCATCCGTCGGTACTGTATCCTTCGCTTTCTCTACTTCTTTCTGTATGTCCTTCCG
The DNA window shown above is from Pecten maximus unplaced genomic scaffold, xPecMax1.1, whole genome shotgun sequence and carries:
- the LOC117320243 gene encoding uncharacterized protein LOC117320243, which produces MASATFIAAVFVFISTSVVTDGQKPCCSPDKWTAHLLQKTGAYNSVTTVASKRDVSSLIYYDHTVKKMAIFSEIKNTTFNSTTYLQRIMDFNKGLEWRIDGKNCTRHVTTEPMPQPCFLGM